One region of Termitidicoccus mucosus genomic DNA includes:
- a CDS encoding family 16 glycoside hydrolase produces MKKKNNPRGIALCALAAGILAQAAFLHAQALPSPPAGFAALFNGRDLAGWWGAKTEDPRVYMALPPEEFAKKRDASLADIRAHWRVENGELVNDGQGLYLTTGNDYGDFELLLEYKALPLGDSGVYLRGCPQVQIWDHTNPKEFKNGAQKGSGALWNNSPGAPGKDPLVFADKPFGEWNSLRVIMAGSRVWVWLNGKQTVDGAVMENYYDRKLPRAQRAPVPARGPIQLQTHGSEIRWRDLYIREISGAEATALLRDRSPDGFESVFNGKNLDGWTGATAAVAVKDGAIVWQPKKGGTLYTEAEYSDFVARLEFKLPPGGNNGLAIRYPGKGNPAYAGMCELQILAADYEKVTGQKIDPRQAHGSAYGMVGAHRGYQRPAGEWNYQEVTVAGPTIKVELNGAPILDADLSTVTEFMGDKPHPGKDRASGHFGFAGHNDPVEFRNISIKPLQPIQPDQAAAPQTLRVLCYNIHHGEGTDKKLDLDRIAAVIESAAPDLVAVQEVDRDTTRTGRVDQARVLAEKLRMDHAFGKTINYRGGEYGILILSKFPIERHEMMLLPPPVQKEQRGLLVARLSLPGKRALRFACTHLSVASADERAIQTATINELLLDDPAPVILAGDFNARPSSAPVAALQKHWADTAAPALGKHATPDRENRIDYIFHRSADPFKVLETRTLDEPVASDHLPILAILQLD; encoded by the coding sequence ATGAAGAAAAAAAACAATCCCCGGGGAATTGCCCTGTGTGCCCTCGCCGCCGGAATACTCGCGCAAGCCGCATTCCTGCATGCGCAGGCACTCCCCTCGCCGCCCGCCGGGTTCGCGGCGCTTTTCAACGGACGCGACCTCGCCGGCTGGTGGGGCGCGAAGACCGAGGACCCGCGCGTTTACATGGCGCTGCCGCCGGAGGAATTCGCAAAAAAACGCGATGCCTCGCTGGCCGACATCCGCGCCCACTGGCGCGTCGAAAACGGCGAACTCGTCAACGACGGACAGGGCCTGTATCTGACCACCGGCAACGACTACGGCGACTTCGAACTCCTCCTCGAATACAAGGCCCTCCCGCTCGGCGACAGCGGCGTTTACCTGCGCGGGTGCCCGCAGGTGCAAATCTGGGACCACACCAACCCGAAGGAATTCAAAAACGGGGCGCAAAAAGGCTCCGGCGCGCTCTGGAACAACAGCCCCGGCGCGCCCGGCAAGGACCCGCTCGTCTTTGCCGACAAGCCTTTTGGCGAATGGAACAGCCTGCGCGTCATCATGGCCGGGTCGCGCGTCTGGGTCTGGTTGAACGGAAAACAAACCGTGGACGGCGCCGTCATGGAAAACTATTACGACCGCAAACTCCCGCGCGCGCAGCGCGCCCCGGTGCCCGCGCGCGGCCCGATACAGTTGCAAACACACGGCTCCGAAATCCGCTGGCGCGACCTCTATATCCGCGAAATTTCCGGCGCCGAGGCCACCGCCCTCCTGCGTGACCGCTCCCCTGACGGGTTCGAATCCGTCTTTAACGGCAAAAACCTCGACGGATGGACGGGCGCGACCGCCGCCGTGGCCGTCAAGGACGGCGCCATCGTCTGGCAGCCCAAAAAAGGCGGCACACTCTACACCGAAGCCGAGTATTCCGATTTCGTCGCCCGCCTCGAATTCAAGCTGCCCCCCGGCGGCAACAACGGCCTCGCCATCCGCTATCCCGGCAAGGGCAACCCCGCCTACGCGGGCATGTGCGAGTTGCAAATACTCGCCGCCGACTACGAAAAAGTCACCGGGCAAAAAATCGACCCGCGCCAGGCGCACGGCTCCGCCTACGGCATGGTCGGCGCGCACCGAGGCTACCAGCGGCCTGCTGGCGAATGGAATTACCAGGAGGTCACCGTCGCCGGCCCGACCATCAAGGTGGAGTTGAACGGCGCGCCCATCCTCGACGCGGACCTGTCAACCGTGACCGAGTTCATGGGCGACAAACCACATCCGGGCAAGGACCGCGCCAGCGGCCACTTCGGCTTCGCCGGCCACAACGATCCCGTCGAGTTTCGCAACATCTCCATAAAACCCCTCCAGCCTATCCAGCCTGACCAGGCCGCCGCACCCCAAACCCTCCGCGTCCTCTGCTATAATATCCACCACGGCGAGGGCACCGACAAAAAACTCGACCTCGACCGCATCGCCGCCGTCATCGAATCCGCCGCCCCCGACCTCGTCGCCGTGCAGGAAGTTGACCGCGACACCACCCGCACCGGGCGGGTTGACCAGGCCCGCGTCCTCGCGGAAAAACTCCGCATGGACCACGCCTTCGGCAAAACCATCAACTACCGCGGCGGCGAATACGGTATCCTCATCCTCTCCAAATTTCCCATTGAGCGCCACGAAATGATGCTCCTCCCCCCGCCCGTCCAGAAAGAACAGCGCGGCCTCCTCGTCGCCCGCCTCAGCCTTCCCGGCAAACGCGCGCTTCGCTTCGCCTGCACCCACCTCTCCGTCGCCTCCGCCGATGAGCGCGCCATCCAGACCGCGACAATCAACGAACTCCTCCTCGACGATCCCGCCCCCGTCATCCTCGCCGGTGACTTCAACGCCCGCCCCTCCTCCGCCCCCGTCGCCGCCCTGCAAAAACATTGGGCCGACACCGCCGCCCCCGCTCTCGGCAAACACGCCACCCCAGACCGCGAAAACCGCATTGATTATATCTTCCACCGCTCGGCCGACCCTTTCAAAGTCCTCGAAACCCGCACTCTCGACGAACCCGTCGCCTCCGATCACCTGCCCATCCTCGCCATCCTCCAGCTTGACTGA
- a CDS encoding Gfo/Idh/MocA family protein → MHARHALATRRAFLKTVGAAALAAPFVTRGLLANPPSGRLRHAAVGLAHMGWQDLQQISSCDGVEIAALCDVDESLAAQAREAFPDARFFRDWREMLAKMGGSLDSINVSTPDHMHAPIAVSAMSLGLHAYVQKPLAHELYEVRRMREIARAKKLVTQMGIQIHSNAHYRIAVAALRAGAIGKVREAHSWCYKTWGDPSPKPDRIDPVPENLAWDNWLGVCDARPYIGDISDNPAKADYYYHPSNWRKRLDFGTGTLGDMACHIFDPVFGGLGLGSPISVRSDGPAPAHGNWGIDARVTLTFAPTPFTTGGAFRLFWYDGAQRPPAEITGLVELDKLKDNKLPEQGTLFVGENGALLLPHIARAQLFPTASHAGYQLPREKGANHWKTFVEACRGNDKTTAGFDYAGPLTEAVLLGGVAARFPKTTLKWDSAALKFDLKAADKFVRSKYRKGWEVAGL, encoded by the coding sequence ATGCACGCCCGCCACGCCCTCGCCACCCGCCGCGCCTTCCTTAAAACCGTCGGTGCCGCCGCCCTCGCCGCGCCCTTTGTCACGCGCGGCCTCCTCGCCAACCCGCCCTCCGGGCGCCTTCGCCACGCCGCCGTCGGCCTCGCCCACATGGGCTGGCAGGACTTGCAACAAATCTCCAGTTGCGACGGCGTCGAAATCGCCGCGTTGTGCGACGTTGACGAATCCCTCGCCGCCCAGGCGCGCGAGGCGTTTCCCGACGCCCGCTTCTTCCGCGACTGGCGCGAAATGCTCGCGAAAATGGGCGGCTCGCTCGACAGCATCAATGTCTCCACGCCCGACCACATGCACGCGCCCATCGCCGTGTCCGCCATGAGCCTCGGGCTCCACGCTTACGTGCAAAAACCCCTCGCGCACGAATTGTATGAAGTCCGCCGGATGCGCGAAATCGCCCGCGCGAAAAAGCTCGTCACGCAGATGGGCATCCAAATCCACTCCAACGCCCACTACCGCATCGCCGTCGCCGCCCTCCGCGCCGGCGCCATCGGCAAGGTTCGCGAGGCCCATTCGTGGTGTTACAAGACTTGGGGCGACCCCTCGCCCAAGCCCGACCGCATTGACCCCGTGCCCGAAAATCTCGCCTGGGACAACTGGCTCGGCGTCTGCGACGCCCGCCCCTACATCGGCGACATCAGCGACAACCCCGCCAAGGCAGACTACTACTACCACCCCTCCAACTGGCGCAAACGCCTCGACTTCGGCACCGGCACCCTGGGCGACATGGCCTGCCACATCTTCGACCCCGTCTTCGGCGGCCTCGGCCTCGGCTCGCCCATCTCCGTCCGCTCCGACGGCCCCGCCCCCGCCCACGGCAACTGGGGCATCGACGCCCGTGTCACGCTCACCTTCGCCCCCACGCCCTTCACCACCGGCGGCGCGTTCCGCCTCTTCTGGTATGACGGCGCCCAGCGTCCGCCCGCCGAAATCACCGGCCTCGTCGAACTCGACAAACTCAAGGACAACAAGCTGCCCGAGCAGGGCACCCTGTTTGTCGGCGAAAACGGCGCGCTCCTGCTGCCGCACATCGCGCGCGCCCAGCTCTTCCCCACGGCAAGCCACGCCGGCTACCAGTTGCCCCGTGAAAAAGGCGCCAACCACTGGAAAACCTTTGTCGAGGCCTGCCGCGGCAACGACAAAACCACCGCCGGCTTCGACTACGCCGGCCCGCTTACCGAGGCCGTCCTCCTCGGCGGCGTCGCCGCGCGCTTCCCCAAGACCACGCTCAAGTGGGACAGCGCCGCGTTGAAATTCGACCTCAAGGCCGCGGACAAATTCGTCCGCAGCAAATACCGCAAAGGCTGGGAAGTCGCCGGACTGTAG